The Henckelia pumila isolate YLH828 chromosome 2, ASM3356847v2, whole genome shotgun sequence genome includes a window with the following:
- the LOC140884916 gene encoding uncharacterized protein has product MEALFSEFAFLSDEAVRDKNFDPSAIDDLMKLFELEAYKAWASQELDQVSELARSESQVKESEEEMDSAMEEAMAEFRRFEEEMDSLCKSEYDDLINVAEWARKLGKGMEKAADFAATKYIEAAVGSAAASMKSAAKAISSNCNKIHPA; this is encoded by the coding sequence ATGGAAGCCCTTTTCTCCGAATTCGCATTTCTCTCCGATGAAGCCGTCCGAGACAAGAACTTCGACCCCTCCGCCATCGACGATCTGATGAAGCTGTTCGAGCTCGAGGCCTACAAAGCCTGGGCCAGCCAAGAACTCGACCAGGTGAGCGAGCTGGCGCGGTCCGAATCGCAGGTGAAGGAGTCCGAGGAGGAGATGGACTCGGCCATGGAGGAAGCCATGGCCGAATTCCGCCGGTTCGAGGAGGAGATGGACAGCCTCTGCAAATCAGAGTACGACGACTTGATCAACGTGGCCGAGTGGGCCAGGAAATTGGGAAAGGGTATGGAGAAGGCAGCTGATTTCGCAGCCACCAAGTACATCGAAGCCGCGGTGGGCTCCGCCGCCGCTTCGATGAAGTCCGCGGCCAAGGCCATCTCGAGTAACTGTAACAAGATTCATCCTGCCTAG
- the LOC140880676 gene encoding uncharacterized protein isoform X2, whose translation MGKSVHRRLPVAQQHTHGSASPTTSLCRRCSMNFFDFNCLVVLVLSVAAFLSAIFWVLPNRYGEAGFDADESMKLSATVQAHFKLQRLASELVPYIPRLEYDINEEIGVHFFKVAVLSMHQAGVSNRTNVLFGFCSNVSNNPISPVSLSVLKSSLVDLFLQQYNMTLTYSIFGETSSFEILKFPGGISIMLGQAAMFLRTPQVLFNFTLNSSICEIRKNLLELKEQLRIGLQLVPTEAVFIQATNKCGSTQDPAVTIEASVVSDMGSMQPERLKQLAQRITESPSIENLGLDHTVFGKVKEISLSSFLNHSLYAPTPTPSPSPAPSTEQIYNSSPSLSPSRSPVLSPGRNCHSSVPSDASLPPAPSSNNAPCVSLSTPNSPSPSIDPSSISPDSTYLPSHPTSHPNQFFPSLSPHAYSEPPLATPESYLSPSVSPLPSGSYATRGSDKWSVESLVSPPHFSSSFASSMSCTMWRRIWCFYLTGVSTLFLALWTS comes from the exons ATGGGGAAATCCGTTCATCGACGATTGCCGGTGGCGCAGCAACATACGCATGGCAGTGCTTCTCCAACAACATCCCTCTGCCGGAGATGTTCGATGAACTTCTTTGATTTTAACTGCCTGGTTGTCTTGGTGCTCAGTGTCGCGGCTTTTCTTTCTGCCATTTTCTGGGTCTTGCCCAATCGCTACGGGGAAGCTGGGTTTGATGCTGACGAGTCGATGAAGCTTTCGG CCACTGTTCAAGCACACTTCAAGCTTCAGAGACTGGCTTCCGAGCTGGTTCCTTATATACCAAGACTAGAATATGATATCAATGAAGAGATAGGTGTCCATTTCTTTAAG GTTGCTGTTCTGTCAATGCACCAAGCAGGTGTATCTAACCGGACTAACGTGTTGTTTGGCTTCTGTTCTAATGTATCTAACAACCCAATATCTCCAGTGTCGTTAAGTGTACTGAAATCATCATTAGTTGATTTGTTTCTTCAACAATACAATATGACATTGACCTACTCAATTTTCGGAGAGACATCttcatttgaaattttgaaatttcctGGTGGGATCTCCATAATGCTGGGGCAAGCAGCTATGTTTTTGCGTACACCACAGGTCCTTTTTAACTTCACCCTCAATAGCTCAATTTGTGAAATCAGGAAAAATCTTTTGGAGTTGAAAGAACAGCTAAGAATTGGATTGCAATTGGTGCCCACTGAG GCGGTGTTTATTCAGGCAACAAACAAGTGTGGCTCAACACAAGATCCAGCAGTTACTATAGAAGCTTCAGTTGTATCTGATATGGGATCTATGCAGCCAGAGAGATTAAAACAGTTAGCTCAAAGAATAACTGAATCTCCGTCCATAGAAAATCTAGGCCTTGATCATACAGTATTCGGCAAGGTCAAGGAAATTAGCTTATCTTCATTTCTAAACCATTCACTTTATGCACCAACACCAACTCCTTCTCCATCTCCGGCTCCATCTACAGAACAGATCTATAATTCAAGCCCATCGCTGTCACCATCTCGCTCTCCTGTCTTGTCACCCGGTCGTAACTGCCATTCCTCTGTTCCATCTGATGCAAGCCTGCCCCCTGCCCCCAGTTCAAACAATGCTCCTTGCGTTTCTCTATCTACTCCTAATTCTCCCTCACCTTCAATAGATCCCAGCAGTATAAGTCCGGATTCCACTTATTTGCCTTCCCATCCCACTTCTCATCCTAACCAATTCTTTCCTAGTTTATCTCCTCATGCCTATTCCGAGCCGCCATTGGCAACTCCTGAATCTTATCTCTCGCCAAGTGTTTCTCCATTGCCTTCTGGTTCTTATGCTACGCGAGGTTCGGACAAGTGGAGTGTGGAAAGTTTGGTGTCCCCACCACATTTTTCATCATCGTTTGCATCTTCCATGTCAT GTACCATGTGGAGAAGGATTTGGTGCTTCTACTTGACTGGAGTTTCGACACTTTTTCTTGCCCTATGGACGTCGTAA
- the LOC140880676 gene encoding uncharacterized protein isoform X1 — MGKSVHRRLPVAQQHTHGSASPTTSLCRRCSMNFFDFNCLVVLVLSVAAFLSAIFWVLPNRYGEAGFDADESMKLSATVQAHFKLQRLASELVPYIPRLEYDINEEIGVHFFKVAVLSMHQAGVSNRTNVLFGFCSNVSNNPISPVSLSVLKSSLVDLFLQQYNMTLTYSIFGETSSFEILKFPGGISIMLGQAAMFLRTPQVLFNFTLNSSICEIRKNLLELKEQLRIGLQLVPTEAVFIQATNKCGSTQDPAVTIEASVVSDMGSMQPERLKQLAQRITESPSIENLGLDHTVFGKVKEISLSSFLNHSLYAPTPTPSPSPAPSTEQIYNSSPSLSPSRSPVLSPGRNCHSSVPSDASLPPAPSSNNAPCVSLSTPNSPSPSIDPSSISPDSTYLPSHPTSHPNQFFPSLSPHAYSEPPLATPESYLSPSVSPLPSGSYATRGSDKWSVESLVSPPHFSSSFASSMSSGTMWRRIWCFYLTGVSTLFLALWTS; from the exons ATGGGGAAATCCGTTCATCGACGATTGCCGGTGGCGCAGCAACATACGCATGGCAGTGCTTCTCCAACAACATCCCTCTGCCGGAGATGTTCGATGAACTTCTTTGATTTTAACTGCCTGGTTGTCTTGGTGCTCAGTGTCGCGGCTTTTCTTTCTGCCATTTTCTGGGTCTTGCCCAATCGCTACGGGGAAGCTGGGTTTGATGCTGACGAGTCGATGAAGCTTTCGG CCACTGTTCAAGCACACTTCAAGCTTCAGAGACTGGCTTCCGAGCTGGTTCCTTATATACCAAGACTAGAATATGATATCAATGAAGAGATAGGTGTCCATTTCTTTAAG GTTGCTGTTCTGTCAATGCACCAAGCAGGTGTATCTAACCGGACTAACGTGTTGTTTGGCTTCTGTTCTAATGTATCTAACAACCCAATATCTCCAGTGTCGTTAAGTGTACTGAAATCATCATTAGTTGATTTGTTTCTTCAACAATACAATATGACATTGACCTACTCAATTTTCGGAGAGACATCttcatttgaaattttgaaatttcctGGTGGGATCTCCATAATGCTGGGGCAAGCAGCTATGTTTTTGCGTACACCACAGGTCCTTTTTAACTTCACCCTCAATAGCTCAATTTGTGAAATCAGGAAAAATCTTTTGGAGTTGAAAGAACAGCTAAGAATTGGATTGCAATTGGTGCCCACTGAG GCGGTGTTTATTCAGGCAACAAACAAGTGTGGCTCAACACAAGATCCAGCAGTTACTATAGAAGCTTCAGTTGTATCTGATATGGGATCTATGCAGCCAGAGAGATTAAAACAGTTAGCTCAAAGAATAACTGAATCTCCGTCCATAGAAAATCTAGGCCTTGATCATACAGTATTCGGCAAGGTCAAGGAAATTAGCTTATCTTCATTTCTAAACCATTCACTTTATGCACCAACACCAACTCCTTCTCCATCTCCGGCTCCATCTACAGAACAGATCTATAATTCAAGCCCATCGCTGTCACCATCTCGCTCTCCTGTCTTGTCACCCGGTCGTAACTGCCATTCCTCTGTTCCATCTGATGCAAGCCTGCCCCCTGCCCCCAGTTCAAACAATGCTCCTTGCGTTTCTCTATCTACTCCTAATTCTCCCTCACCTTCAATAGATCCCAGCAGTATAAGTCCGGATTCCACTTATTTGCCTTCCCATCCCACTTCTCATCCTAACCAATTCTTTCCTAGTTTATCTCCTCATGCCTATTCCGAGCCGCCATTGGCAACTCCTGAATCTTATCTCTCGCCAAGTGTTTCTCCATTGCCTTCTGGTTCTTATGCTACGCGAGGTTCGGACAAGTGGAGTGTGGAAAGTTTGGTGTCCCCACCACATTTTTCATCATCGTTTGCATCTTCCATGTCAT CAGGTACCATGTGGAGAAGGATTTGGTGCTTCTACTTGACTGGAGTTTCGACACTTTTTCTTGCCCTATGGACGTCGTAA
- the LOC140880676 gene encoding uncharacterized protein isoform X3: MGKSVHRRLPVAQQHTHGSASPTTSLCRRCSMNFFDFNCLVVLVLSVAAFLSAIFWVLPNRYGEAGFDADESMKLSATVQAHFKLQRLASELVPYIPRLEYDINEEIGVHFFKVAVLSMHQAGVSNRTNVLFGFCSNVSNNPISPVSLSVLKSSLVDLFLQQYNMTLTYSIFGETSSFEILKFPGGISIMLGQAAMFLRTPQVLFNFTLNSSICEIRKNLLELKEQLRIGLQLVPTEATNKCGSTQDPAVTIEASVVSDMGSMQPERLKQLAQRITESPSIENLGLDHTVFGKVKEISLSSFLNHSLYAPTPTPSPSPAPSTEQIYNSSPSLSPSRSPVLSPGRNCHSSVPSDASLPPAPSSNNAPCVSLSTPNSPSPSIDPSSISPDSTYLPSHPTSHPNQFFPSLSPHAYSEPPLATPESYLSPSVSPLPSGSYATRGSDKWSVESLVSPPHFSSSFASSMSSGTMWRRIWCFYLTGVSTLFLALWTS, from the exons ATGGGGAAATCCGTTCATCGACGATTGCCGGTGGCGCAGCAACATACGCATGGCAGTGCTTCTCCAACAACATCCCTCTGCCGGAGATGTTCGATGAACTTCTTTGATTTTAACTGCCTGGTTGTCTTGGTGCTCAGTGTCGCGGCTTTTCTTTCTGCCATTTTCTGGGTCTTGCCCAATCGCTACGGGGAAGCTGGGTTTGATGCTGACGAGTCGATGAAGCTTTCGG CCACTGTTCAAGCACACTTCAAGCTTCAGAGACTGGCTTCCGAGCTGGTTCCTTATATACCAAGACTAGAATATGATATCAATGAAGAGATAGGTGTCCATTTCTTTAAG GTTGCTGTTCTGTCAATGCACCAAGCAGGTGTATCTAACCGGACTAACGTGTTGTTTGGCTTCTGTTCTAATGTATCTAACAACCCAATATCTCCAGTGTCGTTAAGTGTACTGAAATCATCATTAGTTGATTTGTTTCTTCAACAATACAATATGACATTGACCTACTCAATTTTCGGAGAGACATCttcatttgaaattttgaaatttcctGGTGGGATCTCCATAATGCTGGGGCAAGCAGCTATGTTTTTGCGTACACCACAGGTCCTTTTTAACTTCACCCTCAATAGCTCAATTTGTGAAATCAGGAAAAATCTTTTGGAGTTGAAAGAACAGCTAAGAATTGGATTGCAATTGGTGCCCACTGAG GCAACAAACAAGTGTGGCTCAACACAAGATCCAGCAGTTACTATAGAAGCTTCAGTTGTATCTGATATGGGATCTATGCAGCCAGAGAGATTAAAACAGTTAGCTCAAAGAATAACTGAATCTCCGTCCATAGAAAATCTAGGCCTTGATCATACAGTATTCGGCAAGGTCAAGGAAATTAGCTTATCTTCATTTCTAAACCATTCACTTTATGCACCAACACCAACTCCTTCTCCATCTCCGGCTCCATCTACAGAACAGATCTATAATTCAAGCCCATCGCTGTCACCATCTCGCTCTCCTGTCTTGTCACCCGGTCGTAACTGCCATTCCTCTGTTCCATCTGATGCAAGCCTGCCCCCTGCCCCCAGTTCAAACAATGCTCCTTGCGTTTCTCTATCTACTCCTAATTCTCCCTCACCTTCAATAGATCCCAGCAGTATAAGTCCGGATTCCACTTATTTGCCTTCCCATCCCACTTCTCATCCTAACCAATTCTTTCCTAGTTTATCTCCTCATGCCTATTCCGAGCCGCCATTGGCAACTCCTGAATCTTATCTCTCGCCAAGTGTTTCTCCATTGCCTTCTGGTTCTTATGCTACGCGAGGTTCGGACAAGTGGAGTGTGGAAAGTTTGGTGTCCCCACCACATTTTTCATCATCGTTTGCATCTTCCATGTCAT CAGGTACCATGTGGAGAAGGATTTGGTGCTTCTACTTGACTGGAGTTTCGACACTTTTTCTTGCCCTATGGACGTCGTAA
- the LOC140880676 gene encoding uncharacterized protein isoform X4, with protein sequence MSSLFLNPQVQISTVQAHFKLQRLASELVPYIPRLEYDINEEIGVHFFKVAVLSMHQAGVSNRTNVLFGFCSNVSNNPISPVSLSVLKSSLVDLFLQQYNMTLTYSIFGETSSFEILKFPGGISIMLGQAAMFLRTPQVLFNFTLNSSICEIRKNLLELKEQLRIGLQLVPTEAVFIQATNKCGSTQDPAVTIEASVVSDMGSMQPERLKQLAQRITESPSIENLGLDHTVFGKVKEISLSSFLNHSLYAPTPTPSPSPAPSTEQIYNSSPSLSPSRSPVLSPGRNCHSSVPSDASLPPAPSSNNAPCVSLSTPNSPSPSIDPSSISPDSTYLPSHPTSHPNQFFPSLSPHAYSEPPLATPESYLSPSVSPLPSGSYATRGSDKWSVESLVSPPHFSSSFASSMSSGTMWRRIWCFYLTGVSTLFLALWTS encoded by the exons ATGTCAAGCTTATTTTTGAATCCCCAAGTGCAAATAT CCACTGTTCAAGCACACTTCAAGCTTCAGAGACTGGCTTCCGAGCTGGTTCCTTATATACCAAGACTAGAATATGATATCAATGAAGAGATAGGTGTCCATTTCTTTAAG GTTGCTGTTCTGTCAATGCACCAAGCAGGTGTATCTAACCGGACTAACGTGTTGTTTGGCTTCTGTTCTAATGTATCTAACAACCCAATATCTCCAGTGTCGTTAAGTGTACTGAAATCATCATTAGTTGATTTGTTTCTTCAACAATACAATATGACATTGACCTACTCAATTTTCGGAGAGACATCttcatttgaaattttgaaatttcctGGTGGGATCTCCATAATGCTGGGGCAAGCAGCTATGTTTTTGCGTACACCACAGGTCCTTTTTAACTTCACCCTCAATAGCTCAATTTGTGAAATCAGGAAAAATCTTTTGGAGTTGAAAGAACAGCTAAGAATTGGATTGCAATTGGTGCCCACTGAG GCGGTGTTTATTCAGGCAACAAACAAGTGTGGCTCAACACAAGATCCAGCAGTTACTATAGAAGCTTCAGTTGTATCTGATATGGGATCTATGCAGCCAGAGAGATTAAAACAGTTAGCTCAAAGAATAACTGAATCTCCGTCCATAGAAAATCTAGGCCTTGATCATACAGTATTCGGCAAGGTCAAGGAAATTAGCTTATCTTCATTTCTAAACCATTCACTTTATGCACCAACACCAACTCCTTCTCCATCTCCGGCTCCATCTACAGAACAGATCTATAATTCAAGCCCATCGCTGTCACCATCTCGCTCTCCTGTCTTGTCACCCGGTCGTAACTGCCATTCCTCTGTTCCATCTGATGCAAGCCTGCCCCCTGCCCCCAGTTCAAACAATGCTCCTTGCGTTTCTCTATCTACTCCTAATTCTCCCTCACCTTCAATAGATCCCAGCAGTATAAGTCCGGATTCCACTTATTTGCCTTCCCATCCCACTTCTCATCCTAACCAATTCTTTCCTAGTTTATCTCCTCATGCCTATTCCGAGCCGCCATTGGCAACTCCTGAATCTTATCTCTCGCCAAGTGTTTCTCCATTGCCTTCTGGTTCTTATGCTACGCGAGGTTCGGACAAGTGGAGTGTGGAAAGTTTGGTGTCCCCACCACATTTTTCATCATCGTTTGCATCTTCCATGTCAT CAGGTACCATGTGGAGAAGGATTTGGTGCTTCTACTTGACTGGAGTTTCGACACTTTTTCTTGCCCTATGGACGTCGTAA
- the LOC140880678 gene encoding E3 ubiquitin-protein ligase RDUF2, with translation MPTMRDSGGVANGVQRRRTYHYYWCRRCRRTVRTTTTNLGEILCPTCLGQIRYELEVSNPRRLEPSPRALDSLARILDQQEQLQQQQNNESQERGPRQALILLQFIGPDHPPRPVSPPENMFIQPANLNHLSQNSNYATSESTQDDRPGPHPAQDSAIEALPLVAISDEHLKNDSSCPVCKDEFEVGDRVRELPCKHFYHSDCIVPWLHLHNTCPVCRQEVRGFPNVGFGDYYHFQDFQEGEENVRGSQSWRWMNMLSSRPFSVIQSWAQLCLDFLDNRFDISGRESVWWRSWLSFDHLN, from the exons ATGCCAACGATGAGAGATTCTGGTGGTGTGGCAAATGGGGTCCAAAGAAGGAGAACCTACCATTACTACTGGTGTCGACGATGCCGGCGCACGGTTCGGACCACCACCACCAACCTAGGCGAAATACTTTGCCCGACTTGTCTAGGCCAGATCAGGTACGAACTGGAAGTCTCAAATCCTAGACGACTTGAACCATCTCCACGTGCATTAGACTCGTTAGCACGAATCTTGGATCAACAAGAACAactacaacaacaacaaaacaacGAGAGCCAAGAACGCGGTCCGCGCCAAGCTTTGATACTACTCCAATTCATCGGCCCCGATCACCCCCCAAGGCCCGTCTCACCTCCAGAAAACATGTTCATCCAACCAGCGAATCTCAATCACCTCAGCCAAAACTCCAACTACGCCACCTCAGAATCGACTCAGGACGACCGGCCAGGCCCTCATCCGGCTCAGGACTCGGCCATCGAAGCGCTGCCGTTGGTGGCCATAAGTGATGAGCATCTGAAGAATGATTCGAGCTGCCCCGTTTGCAAGGATGAATTCGAGGTGGGGGATCGAGTGAGGGAGCTGCCTTGCAAACATTTCTACCACTCCGATTGCATCGTCCCGTGGCTGCATTTACACAACACGTGCCCCGTCTGCCGACAAGAGGTACGAGGTTTCCCTAACGTCGGCTTCGGAGATTACTACCACTTTCAAGATTTTCAGGAAGGGGAAGAAAACGTGAGGGGGAGTCAAAGCTGGAGGTGGATGAATATGTTGTCTTCGAGGCCATTCAGTGTGATTCAAAGTTGGGCTCAACTTTGTCTCGATTTTCTAGACAACAGGTTTGATATTTCTGGTCGAG AGAGCGTGTGGTGGCGATCTTGGCTTAGCTTTGATCATCTGAATTGA